The window AAAGTAACACAATGCAACATGCGCGCGTGTTAAAATTTTTGTACGTATTTGCGATTTCTAGAAGGTAATGCATTAAAAACAGGGCTGGGAATTTTGTGGATATATGCATCAACAGGGGTATTTTAGTCAGCCGTCATTTTTAGCAGTTAAACACCCTGCCAGcaaaattacaaaattacccaTGGTTAACATTTAAAAATAGTATAATTACTAAAATGCCACTGAGAATGCGAGGAGAGGAAATCTTACTTGCTTCTCAGCAGTGGATACACGAGCATGGGCCCACCAATGCCGTTGCGGAGAATTCTCTTGAACACCGTCCGATCGAAATCGATGATGTCCCGCTTCGAAACTAGCAGATTGAGCCATGGATGCGGCGCGTCCCATATGCCGTTCACCTTCGCCGCATGCTCGACACGCTTCACACGTAGCAAGAAATCGACGTAGCTGACGTCGACGGCGAGTTTCAGCCCCGGGAGAAATCTCAGTGGCCGGAGCATGTCGTTCACAATCTGCAAGGATGGGCAGTTTGGTAAAATTCGACTGTGGGAGATGcgaagggtattttggtaaattcATCCCCCGCAAGAGGACAAGATATTAGATTATTTCACGAGAGGGGAATGATTTGATGATTCGTGGAAAAAAAATCAACGGCATATGATTTGCGGTCGATTCAGGAAAATGATGGGCATTTTGGACATTTCTGGGAGGAAAACGGCCCACTTCTGGGAGGAGGGGAGTACGACAATACCCCTGGGTTTTATGGCGGATGACGAGAATGCCCCCGCTTTCAAGAATCCGAGGAAAATCCTCTTGTTGGCATTGGGAATAGAGGGATGGATCTCGGGCGGAGCTTCGAACGAATATTGATGGCAGCTTCTGTAATTACAAGGTGAAACATGGACATTTCCAGACTTCGTAGGGTCAGAAGATCCAAGGAGATATAGACGGACGTACGGTCAGTTTCAAGTTGAGCGAACAAAAGGAAATCTGACGGACGTAAATCACCGAAACATCCCTTCTCTCGTCCCATAAAATAAATGCCCCTAGAAACTAGAACAATGCGCCTGTGATAGTtcaccatcaccttaaaaatggTTGTGACTCTTCAGgtgtacacgtggcatagatGTTCGCCAATCCAGACATTCCAGAGGTGATATTAACCCACCTGATTTTGTTCTTGGAATCTTGatgaaccatccatttttcgactATCAATCGAACGGTCTCGATATCCGAATGTTAAAAGTGGTTAGATGGTGGTAAACTATCCACGAGATTTCGGGGATCTGAACGTGGGCATTTTCGTCATTTTTGCAACGGGATTTCACCTTATCTACCGTTTTGAAGCTGTCTTGGTTCCGGTAATGGAGAGCGACTTCAAGGCAGTAGAGAACGGGTCCGGCGTTGGCTGGGATCCGATCCGGGTCGATCCGATTGACTGAGTCGAGGCTGACCGAGTCCCACCCGTTCACAGGATCGTCGCTGTTAACGAAGGCAAAACCTTCCACGTAATCGAACGAGTCACACTCGTTCCGAGTCACTAGAAACTCGGCGTCGGACGCAAACTCCTCGAAGTCTCCGTACACCACCCTTATCCACCGCACCtataaaaaaggaaagaaattcaCAGAAATTTTCCATAAATGGCTAATCCAACACCCAAAATTTTGATAGTTCCACCCACCCAAAGGGCAATTTGGTCTTCGTAAGATAGCTTTTATTTACGAAAACACCCTCCTGAGAGTAGAACTACCGTATTTCGGGGGTGCTAATATCATATCCCGGAAGCGAAGCGCGTTCGTGTCTCTGTCCATCCAGTACAGATCCATACTGCTCCATCCGCTCCATCTCCCGCAAAAATGGCCACATGtgccagtgatccagaccgtccatcaaaagCATCCCATTCCGGATGAACAATGGCCCAAAAACACAGATGCATGATCACTGAGATTAGTGATCGGATCGACCCCCATCTGTAGCGGGCCCCACCCAAATAGGCCATCCGGATCACGTGCATGCAACCACGTATACAAGAGAGAGTTCAGTTGGATCAGACGTACTCGCCGGACGGAAGAAAACATTCCAAACTGCTCTATCTCTTGCAAACGTGGCCACGCGAACTAATGATCATAGCCGTCCAAAAGGAGCGTCGCATTACGGACGGGCAATGACCGAAAAACACAAGTACGTGATCACTGAGTGGATCGAGCCGagtctgtagtgggccccaccaagtgggccatccccGTGCATGCAACCACGTGCTTCAGAGAGAGAGCAGATGGGCCGTACCTACTCGCCGGACGGAAGATAACATTTCcaaagaaattctagaaaaaaagaaataagaaacaaATAAGAGCGGACCATATCAGGAGCAGGCTGCAAGATAATCGTAGCCCGCGTGATCACCCCAAATTGGCCAAGACCACCGAGGACAGCGAAGAAAAGGTCTGAATTCTCGCGCTCAGAGCAGACCACGATATCGCCCTTCCCCGTTACGACTTGCATCTCCGAAACATTCGACGTCTGTGGCCCGTATCGGAACGCCTGCCCGCTAATCCCTGCGTTCGAGAGGGTCCCACCAACAGTCAGACCCAGATAATCCGTCCACGATCGAGGAGCCAGTCCATGCTCCAAGCACTCCATCAAAACATCTTCCCAAAGTACCCCTCCTGCAACAACCACGTACCCCTGCCTCAGCTCCATCCGACTGTCCATCGCACGCATCTCCAGCACCACCCCCCTGGCGGCCATCGCCTGGCCGTTGATCGAGTGGCCGTTCCCCCGCGCCGCGACAGTCAGGCCCGAGGACCGCGTCGCTGCTCTGATGACCTTCGCCACGTCATCCGGTCCGGCTGGCCTGGCGAGGGCGAGAGCGAGCGGCCTCGAGCCATTCAGGCCGCCGAAGTCGGTGCAGGCCGGGGCGGGGCAGGAGATACTTCCCTGCAGGTCGAGCGCTTTGCAGAGGCCGATATCCGTTTCGTTTGGTAGCGTTTCGGAGTCGATGTCCGGCACGAAACGTTCCAGAAAGGCGATCATGGTCAGAGAAAcgggattttcttctttttcggtCTTTCCGAAGGGGAAGGAAAGAGAATGGGGGTTATATATAGGGAAAGAAAGGGGAGTGAGTTTTTTGCTCTGTTCTTTTGGGAGATCTATATACCATGCTTTCGGTGTATATACGACTGTGGGGGCTCTGATCCGATAGAAATCCTCTGTCTGCCACttcgtttttattttttatttttctttttattttttcttttgcccTTTTGTTGGGTTTTCCGCGGGATTTTGAAATTAGCATGATTTTATCGCGGGAATTTGAGGGTGGATAAGTAACGGACATTTGCAAGGGAGTGGATGTGTCatattactgtggggcccaccttgatgatatgttgtatatccacaccgtccatccgtttttccagcctaTTTTAGTTCTTGGTGCGAAAAATTAACCTGATCCAAATTCTGGTGGACCCCAtctcaggaaacagtggtgaatgaatgcccaccgttaaaatataaaaaaaaaacatttcaggGCCCACCGTAAGTAGATCCGTAGagtatttgccatcgaacctgttgataaggtcaagtaatCCGTCCAAAGTGGAAGCTTCTAGTTTAGAAGGACTCTTGACTCGGTAGTGACTCCTCTCGGTGCTgagggcccatcgtgatttacgtgttttatccactccgtacatacaTTTCACCAGctcttttaaggcatgagcccaaaagtcaGGCAGATCtactttcaggtggaccataggacaggaaacaacggtgattaaaTGCTTATTATTAAAaacaacctgttgattaggttagaTACCGAAATtttgtggcctcaagaagtttttaatggtggccgttaaaTCATCactattcctgtggtgtggtccacctgagattttgatctgcttcatttttgggctcatgctctcaatgagctgggaaaaatggatggacggcatggataaaacacataaatcatggtgggccactgaacTTTTCCACTACTGACCAGTACCACCTGGGTGGTGGAGGGGTCACTACTGAATTCAAATCCCATTTTCAAGGACCGAAAATGAGaacttttgatactctggcatagtGTGATGACTGATACACAGTCACTAAACTGAATCATTTAAGTCGTGGTAGCAATCTTGATCGCTTGTTAACATAAGATTTCACAGATTAGATTTTCTGAATGGATCGATCATGAGAATTTAATGGACGGtcaaaatgagaaattgttgacggttgtaatttaataaataaaatgacCATTGatcaagggttaggattgttctGCAAAGATGAATTTTGGTTGACTCATACTTACTATGGGGTCCAGCAACTTGAAACagattgattttatttaaatatatgccatgtgtactaTTTTTAAACATCTGCCTATCAACCATGTCAGTGTGTTAAAGGGAAGCAGATTAataccgtggggccaccttgatatatgcattctatatccacgctgtccatatgatttgtcagattattttagagcatgagcccaaaattaaagtaaatCTGAAACTTAGGTAGACCAAGCTACaagaaaaggtggtgattgaacactccaccgttaaaaatttcctaTGTCCCACTGTAATTTTTTTGTTAATGTTTATTCACCGTTCAacgtattgataaggtcatacagggaaaaaaaaaacacaaatataagcttaatccaaatcttttgtggtttttaagtttttagtggtgaatatcttttgtggtttttaAGTTTTTAGCGGTGAatatcttttgtggtttttaAGTTTTTGATGGtcattccccactgttttttaaCATATGTTCTAAGtgatatttggatctgattcatttttgaacTCCtgcactaaaataatatggaaaaatggatgtataatacatacatcatggtgggccctacagtaagggcctcaccatcttgggtgaggtgaGGTAGGGGAtgcacctaatcagctcccatGTAACCTAATGGAATACCTGCCATCTACAAGTGAGAAAACTTGCAAATATAGAACAGGTGAAATATCAGAGCCTTTCATCAGGTTGAATCATTTTGGATTTTCTGTACTAAAAAATTCAGCCgttcaacaggtgggccataatgtTCAAACAAATAGTAATAGAAATTTCATACTAGCGTTGTAGGTTGCGCATCAAAAAGCTAACATCCATTAATTATGCCAGTTTAGTTCATGTTAGGAAGTGAAGAAGTAGATAAGCTAATCAGACCTGCAACATCCTCAACAAAGACATTGTGTGGTGGTGAAATGTACCAAAGAACTGCACCTATCTTTGACAGCAACTCTatcaatcacatctcaccacGTCACCACATCTCCACTGAAGGTTGCCATAGCCcgttggctggtggtcggtgctctgtgggccccaccatgatgtatgtgtttcatccatgctgttaatccatttttacagatcattttagggcttgatccccaaaaatgagagggaaataattctcaggtggaccacaccacgggaaaataatagtgattggatatccaccattaaaatcctcctaaggcccactatactgtttatttgacatacaatctgttgagtaggtcatacatacctagatgaagggaaaaaacaaagatcagcttgatccaagacttttatgggctccaaaaagttttaaatggttgacactcatctaacactgtttccaataatgtgttacacttgagatttatatatacctcatttttggtctcatagcctaaaatgatctagaaaaatagatggacggcatagatgaaacacatacatcatggtggggcccacagagcaccaaccaccagtgGGGGGAGGGGGGGAGTTCACATAGACAAGCACGAAGGAAAAACGCGAATTTCAACTCAGCCGGAGAAAACGTCTGCGGGCCCAAGAAATCTTTAATGTGAAGTGTTCAGTTCACATTATTTCTtatgagtgtggtccacttgagcttcgaatttatttttattgtaaGCTTGTGCCCTACAGTAagatcataaaataaataaatgtcatGGACAAAGACCCAATGGGCCATCCAAACCTTCTCGgcagccaccttgatgtttatatgtcaccCCAAATAATCCAAAATCATTTTGGATCTTCCATGCTAAGAAATCCAGCTGTTCTACTttacaggtgggccacaaataagAACGCGAATTTCATATTGCATTTGTTGGAAGTGGCCAATGACAAAAAGCTATGTCAGGCTACCGTAATACCTTTATGACATCGACCCTTACATTAACTGTGCCAGCTCAGGTTAGGAGGTAAGGAGTAGTAAGTCTGGCTTACTACCTTAGTGATTAATGTCATGGTGAGATGTACATAAAGCCAAGATGTACAAAAGGCAGCTGCCCATCTTAGACAGCATGTGACCTATCAATCACATCTTGGCACATCATCACATCACCACTCTATGTGACACAGGCCTAACTGCCTATCTAAACGGTGGGTGCTGATTAGATGTTACTTGGAtgagcttagtgggtgttaccctcacCATTGGGCCCACCTTCATAATAGGTTGTATATCACTGtctttatttttccatatcattttagaatgccTTCCTGAAAATTAAGcacatacaaatttcaggtgggccatgccacaagAAACGGTGATGA of the Magnolia sinica isolate HGM2019 chromosome 7, MsV1, whole genome shotgun sequence genome contains:
- the LOC131251699 gene encoding cytokinin dehydrogenase 7 isoform X3 produces the protein MIAFLERFVPDIDSETLPNETDIGLCKALDLQGSISCPAPACTDFGGLNGSRPLALALARPAGPDDVAKVIRAATRSSGLTVAARGNGHSINGQAMAARGVVLEMRAMDSRMELRQGYVVVAGGVLWEDVLMECLEHGLAPRSWTDYLGLTVGGTLSNAGISGQAFRYGPQTSNVSEMQVVTGKGDIVVCSERENSDLFFAVLGGLGQFGVITRATIILQPAPDMVRWIRVVYGDFEEFASDAEFLVTRNECDSFDYVEGFAFVNSDDPVNGWDSVSLDSVNRIDPDRIPANAGPVLYCLEVALHYRNQDSFKTVDKIVNDMLRPLRFLPGLKLAVDVSYVDFLLRVKRVEHAAKVNGIWDAPHPWLNLLVSKRDIIDFDRTVFKRILRNGIGGPMLVYPLLRSKVFNC
- the LOC131251699 gene encoding cytokinin dehydrogenase 7 isoform X2, with the translated sequence MIAFLERFVPDIDSETLPNETDIGLCKALDLQGSISCPAPACTDFGGLNGSRPLALALARPAGPDDVAKVIRAATRSSGLTVAARGNGHSINGQAMAARGVVLEMRAMDSRMELRQGYVVVAGGVLWEDVLMECLEHGLAPRSWTDYLGLTVGGTLSNAGISGQAFRYGPQTSNVSEMQVVTGKGDIVVCSERENSDLFFAVLGGLGQFGVITRATIILQPAPDMVRWIRVVYGDFEEFASDAEFLVTRNECDSFDYVEGFAFVNSDDPVNGWDSVSLDSVNRIDPDRIPANAGPVLYCLEVALHYRNQDSFKTIVNDMLRPLRFLPGLKLAVDVSYVDFLLRVKRVEHAAKVNGIWDAPHPWLNLLVSKRDIIDFDRTVFKRILRNGIGGPMLVYPLLRSKWDLRTSVVLPEGEIFYLIALLRFSRLSPEGPPLEEVLAQNHEIIQCCITNGFDFKLYLPHYRSEEQWKRHFGKQWPRFIERKALYDPMAILAPGQRIFSRTHKSL
- the LOC131251699 gene encoding cytokinin dehydrogenase 7 isoform X1, which codes for MIAFLERFVPDIDSETLPNETDIGLCKALDLQGSISCPAPACTDFGGLNGSRPLALALARPAGPDDVAKVIRAATRSSGLTVAARGNGHSINGQAMAARGVVLEMRAMDSRMELRQGYVVVAGGVLWEDVLMECLEHGLAPRSWTDYLGLTVGGTLSNAGISGQAFRYGPQTSNVSEMQVVTGKGDIVVCSERENSDLFFAVLGGLGQFGVITRATIILQPAPDMVRWIRVVYGDFEEFASDAEFLVTRNECDSFDYVEGFAFVNSDDPVNGWDSVSLDSVNRIDPDRIPANAGPVLYCLEVALHYRNQDSFKTVDKIVNDMLRPLRFLPGLKLAVDVSYVDFLLRVKRVEHAAKVNGIWDAPHPWLNLLVSKRDIIDFDRTVFKRILRNGIGGPMLVYPLLRSKWDLRTSVVLPEGEIFYLIALLRFSRLSPEGPPLEEVLAQNHEIIQCCITNGFDFKLYLPHYRSEEQWKRHFGKQWPRFIERKALYDPMAILAPGQRIFSRTHKSL